The following are from one region of the Streptomyces changanensis genome:
- a CDS encoding N-acetylglucosamine kinase has protein sequence MGVTPAAAVLAVDAGNSKTDVALVAADGTVLGTARGGGFQPQAVGVEAAVDVVAAAVRAAVRDAGPRWDAPGGGPYAAHVSACLANADLPVEEEQLTRAVGARAWGASTTVRNDTFAVLRAGVDEPRGVAVVCGAGINCVGMLPDGRTARFLAVGRLSGDWGGGAGLADEALWHAARAEDGRGGPTELARALPAHFHLASMRALIEALHLGRIPARRRHELAPVLFAVAAAGDPVARGLVERLAGEVVAMAGVALERLGLAQTRVPVPVVLGGGVLAAGHRDLDTRIAALLRERAPAAVPRVVTAPPVLGAALLGLDHVAAPAAAGAALRAHYAAAANRAAADHVR, from the coding sequence GTGGGCGTGACCCCGGCCGCGGCCGTGCTCGCGGTCGACGCGGGCAACAGCAAGACGGACGTGGCGCTCGTCGCCGCCGACGGGACGGTCCTCGGCACCGCGCGCGGCGGCGGCTTCCAACCCCAGGCGGTGGGGGTCGAGGCGGCCGTCGACGTGGTGGCGGCGGCGGTGCGGGCGGCCGTGCGGGACGCGGGGCCCCGGTGGGACGCGCCCGGCGGCGGACCGTACGCGGCGCACGTGTCGGCGTGCCTGGCCAACGCCGACCTGCCGGTGGAGGAGGAACAGCTCACCCGCGCCGTGGGGGCGCGCGCCTGGGGCGCGTCGACCACCGTGCGCAACGACACGTTCGCGGTGCTGCGGGCCGGGGTCGACGAGCCGCGGGGCGTCGCCGTGGTGTGCGGGGCCGGCATCAACTGCGTCGGCATGCTGCCCGACGGGCGGACGGCCCGCTTCCTGGCCGTGGGCCGCCTCTCCGGGGACTGGGGCGGCGGTGCCGGCCTGGCGGACGAGGCGCTGTGGCACGCGGCGCGGGCCGAGGACGGGCGGGGCGGGCCGACGGAACTGGCCCGCGCGCTGCCAGCGCACTTCCACCTGGCGTCGATGCGCGCGCTGATCGAGGCGCTGCACCTGGGCCGTATCCCGGCCCGGCGGCGGCACGAGCTGGCGCCCGTGCTGTTCGCCGTCGCCGCGGCCGGTGACCCGGTGGCGCGGGGGCTGGTGGAGCGGCTGGCGGGAGAGGTCGTGGCCATGGCGGGGGTGGCCCTGGAGCGCCTGGGCCTGGCCCAGACGCGGGTCCCGGTGCCGGTGGTGCTGGGCGGGGGCGTCCTGGCGGCCGGGCACCGGGACCTGGACACCCGGATCGCCGCCCTGTTGCGGGAACGGGCGCCCGCGGCGGTACCGCGCGTGGTGACCGCGCCGCCGGTGCTGGGCGCGGCGCTGCTGGGGCTGGACCACGTGGCGGCGCCGGCGGCGGCCGGGGCGGCGCTGCGCGCGCACTACGCGGCGGCCGCGAACCGGGCGGCGGCGGACCACGTGCGGTGA
- a CDS encoding glutamate ABC transporter substrate-binding protein encodes MTGDGAAAAAGSGTGAVTGGRPRGTRVPRVRRRGAVLAVGLACVLAGGQAGAPSAASIGAPVAASGGASTGAPAGTSAIAPPSPVPPVPPVPPGPPVKPVPPVPPDPPVPPGDERPGAVRPVPEARPAAEPPLPARSGTCRNPEASLPPSRAEGPAVAAIRARGRLVVGVDQNSYRWGYRDSVKGTLEGFDIDLARAIAADLLGSPDAIVFRTVPTDQRIAALVSGKVDLVVRTMTINCARIRQVAFSTAYFETGQQVLAPKDSPITGYDASLAGRRVCTAEGSTAYEALDRAPLGAVYRDAYDGTARDADRLTVPNQLDCLVRLQTGEVDAVVTDSALAAGQAAQDPAVELKGEPFTTEYYGVAARLGADDLVRRVNQVLVAYRAGPWTKAYEKWLEADLPGITGPPAPMYRTNRS; translated from the coding sequence GTGACCGGTGACGGAGCGGCCGCGGCGGCCGGTAGCGGCACGGGCGCCGTGACCGGTGGCCGGCCGCGCGGCACGCGGGTACCGCGGGTACGGCGCCGGGGCGCGGTCCTCGCCGTGGGACTGGCGTGCGTGCTGGCGGGCGGGCAGGCCGGCGCACCGTCGGCGGCGTCGATCGGCGCGCCGGTCGCGGCATCGGGCGGGGCGTCGACCGGCGCCCCCGCCGGCACGTCGGCAATCGCGCCCCCGTCACCCGTACCGCCCGTACCCCCCGTACCACCGGGGCCGCCCGTCAAGCCCGTACCGCCCGTACCACCGGATCCGCCCGTACCACCCGGGGACGAGCGACCCGGCGCCGTCCGGCCCGTACCGGAGGCCCGGCCCGCCGCCGAGCCGCCGCTGCCCGCCCGGTCGGGGACCTGCCGGAACCCGGAGGCGTCCCTGCCCCCGTCCCGCGCCGAGGGGCCGGCGGTCGCCGCGATCAGGGCGCGCGGCAGGCTGGTCGTCGGGGTCGACCAGAACAGCTACCGCTGGGGCTACCGCGACTCGGTCAAGGGCACCTTGGAGGGGTTCGACATCGACCTCGCCCGGGCCATCGCCGCCGACCTCCTCGGCAGCCCCGACGCGATCGTCTTCCGCACCGTCCCCACCGACCAGCGGATAGCGGCCCTGGTGAGCGGGAAGGTCGACCTGGTCGTACGGACGATGACGATCAACTGCGCCCGGATCCGGCAGGTCGCCTTCTCCACCGCCTACTTCGAGACCGGCCAGCAGGTCCTCGCGCCGAAGGACTCGCCGATCACCGGGTACGACGCCTCGCTCGCCGGCCGGCGCGTCTGCACGGCCGAGGGCTCCACGGCGTACGAGGCGCTGGACCGCGCCCCGCTCGGCGCGGTCTACCGCGACGCGTACGACGGCACGGCCCGGGACGCCGACCGCCTCACCGTGCCGAACCAGCTGGACTGCCTGGTCCGGTTGCAGACCGGGGAGGTGGACGCGGTCGTCACGGACAGCGCCCTGGCCGCCGGGCAGGCCGCGCAGGACCCGGCCGTCGAGCTGAAGGGCGAGCCGTTCACGACCGAGTACTACGGTGTCGCGGCCAGGCTCGGCGCCGACGACCTGGTGCGGCGGGTGAACCAGGTGCTCGTCGCGTACCGCGCCGGGCCCTGGACGAAGGCGTACGAGAAGTGGCTGGAGGCGGACCTCCCCGGCATCACCGGGCCGCCCGCACCCATGTACCGGACGAACCGTTCCTGA
- a CDS encoding vWA domain-containing protein, with translation MANFSKSGVPRFSVDVYQNEYLPEGGREVHAVVTVTATGGGTTGGAPLPAARPTAGGGGTPGGGVAGGGVAGGGVAGGGARGGAAGGTVAGPRAAVVLMVDCSGSMEYPPAKMRHARAATAAAVDTLRDGVSFAVVAGTHVAHEVYPGGGRLATADARTRAEAKEALRRLAAGGGTAIGTWLRLADRLLAGSGAGIRHGVLLTDGRNEHESPADLRAALDACAGRFTCDARGVGTDWEVREVTGVASALLGTADIVADPAGLAADFTRIMEHAMGKEVADVALRLWTPVDAEVVFVKQVAPTVEDLTDRRTEVGPRLGDYPTGSWGDESRDYHLCVRVPAAGLGREMLAARVSPVVPDPAGGPPATPAQGLVRAVWTDDPAVLTSLDPQVAHYTGQAELARAIRQGLDARKCGDLRGATARLGRAVQLAAASGNTDTAKLLAKVVDVVDAATGTVRLKAKVADADEMTLETRSTKTVRVKKP, from the coding sequence ATGGCGAACTTCTCGAAGTCCGGCGTGCCGCGGTTCTCGGTGGACGTGTACCAGAACGAGTACCTGCCGGAGGGCGGGCGCGAGGTGCACGCCGTCGTGACGGTCACCGCCACCGGCGGTGGCACGACGGGTGGGGCGCCCCTGCCGGCCGCCCGGCCGACCGCGGGCGGCGGCGGGACGCCCGGTGGCGGAGTGGCCGGTGGCGGAGTGGCCGGTGGCGGAGTGGCCGGTGGCGGGGCACGCGGCGGCGCGGCGGGCGGCACCGTGGCGGGGCCGCGGGCGGCGGTGGTGCTGATGGTCGACTGCTCCGGCTCGATGGAGTACCCGCCGGCGAAGATGCGCCACGCGCGCGCGGCGACGGCGGCCGCGGTCGACACCCTGCGCGACGGGGTGTCCTTCGCGGTCGTCGCGGGCACGCACGTCGCCCACGAGGTGTACCCGGGCGGCGGGCGGCTCGCCACCGCCGACGCCCGGACGCGCGCCGAGGCGAAGGAGGCGCTGCGGCGGCTGGCCGCGGGCGGCGGCACGGCGATCGGCACCTGGCTGCGGCTCGCCGACCGGCTGCTGGCCGGCTCCGGTGCCGGGATCCGGCACGGCGTGCTGCTCACCGACGGTCGCAACGAGCACGAGTCCCCCGCGGACCTGCGGGCGGCGCTCGACGCCTGCGCCGGCCGGTTCACCTGTGACGCGCGCGGCGTGGGCACCGACTGGGAGGTGCGGGAGGTCACCGGTGTCGCGTCGGCGCTGCTCGGCACGGCGGACATCGTCGCCGATCCGGCGGGCCTCGCCGCGGACTTCACGCGGATCATGGAGCACGCCATGGGCAAGGAGGTCGCGGACGTCGCCTTGCGGCTGTGGACCCCGGTGGACGCGGAGGTCGTCTTCGTCAAGCAGGTGGCGCCCACGGTGGAGGACCTCACCGACCGCCGCACGGAGGTGGGGCCGCGGCTCGGCGACTACCCGACGGGATCGTGGGGCGACGAGTCGCGCGACTACCACCTGTGCGTCCGGGTGCCCGCCGCCGGACTCGGCCGGGAGATGCTCGCGGCACGCGTGTCCCCGGTCGTGCCCGACCCGGCCGGCGGGCCGCCCGCGACACCGGCGCAGGGGCTGGTCCGGGCGGTGTGGACGGACGACCCGGCGGTGCTGACCTCCCTCGACCCGCAGGTCGCGCACTACACCGGGCAGGCCGAACTGGCCCGCGCCATCCGGCAGGGACTGGACGCCCGCAAGTGCGGTGACCTGCGCGGGGCGACGGCCCGCCTGGGCCGGGCGGTGCAGCTCGCGGCGGCCTCGGGGAACACGGATACGGCGAAACTGCTTGCGAAGGTGGTGGACGTCGTCGACGCGGCGACGGGTACTGTGCGACTGAAGGCGAAGGTCGCGGACGCGGACGAGATGACGCTCGAGACGCGCTCCACCAAGACGGTTCGCGTGAAGAAGCCGTGA
- a CDS encoding serine/threonine-protein kinase — MSRCPRPGCGGAYEDVGGGRLYCDTCGLAPAATADGPHGPVPKPPVPRGLVPEPPASHGPVPEPPASHGPVPEPPASHGPVPEPPASHGPVPEPPAPHGPVPEPPAPHGPVPAPSPGVPGPAGPSSGSVAAPGSSLASGATVRSLPARGPGASPSGRSASRGRLGAGLVTVPAVPRPDPRTAVMECPEVPERRRFCSRSDCGAPVGRARGGRAGRTEGFCTACGHPYSFVPKLRAGDVVHGQYEVAGCLAHGGLGWVYLAVDRAVSDRWVVLKGLLDTGDEDAMAAAISERRFLAEIEHANIVRIYNFVEHLDQRTGSLDGYIVMEYVGGKSLKEVADERRDPDGPRDPSTGSRLRASRGYPIPVGQACAYGIEALEALGHLHDRNLLYCDFKVDNAIQSEDQLKLIDMGAVRRMDDRESAVYGTVGYQAPEVAESGPSVASDLYTVARTLAVLTFDFHGYTNVFADSLPDPRHIPVFRRYESFHRLLVRATDPDPAGRFGSAQEMAEQLTGVLREVVALETGTPRPALSTLFGPERRVADTVLFAEPAGEVSRLGLRPTGRRAGRPGRGGRPVRAGRSGGSGRPGRLGWPGRVGWAAGDVGAGTGAAGPGGANAADAATGATGTGAAIGTGGMAEAVEAVEATGAVEAAETAEAVGAPTLAPLDARAAALALPVPLLDADDPNAALLAGLAASAPAELLAALRAAPTDSPELRLREVRALLELGDAPAAVRALDELERARPNDWRVVWCRGVTALATGEHTAAARDFDAVYAAFPGEPAPKLALAVCAELLGRPDDAAARHHLVWATDPGHVGAAFGLARVRLAAGDRAAAVRTLESVPESSIHYTAARVAAVRARLRRRDPRAPLRDDLYAAARQITALDALGLDAVRRERLSAEVLGLALDWWLSGRAGGLSPDHPLLGSELHERGLRFGLERSYRVLARLAQRGEERIELVERANRFRPRTWV, encoded by the coding sequence GTGAGCCGGTGCCCGCGCCCCGGCTGCGGCGGCGCGTACGAGGACGTGGGCGGTGGGCGGCTGTACTGCGACACGTGCGGCCTGGCCCCGGCCGCCACGGCGGACGGCCCGCACGGGCCCGTACCGAAGCCGCCCGTACCGCGGGGACTCGTGCCAGAGCCGCCCGCGTCCCACGGGCCCGTACCGGAGCCGCCCGCGTCCCACGGGCCCGTACCGGAGCCGCCCGCGTCCCACGGGCCCGTACCGGAGCCGCCCGCGTCCCACGGGCCCGTACCGGAGCCGCCCGCGCCCCACGGTCCCGTGCCCGAGCCGCCCGCGCCTCACGGCCCCGTGCCGGCGCCGTCCCCGGGCGTGCCCGGGCCGGCCGGCCCCTCCTCCGGTTCCGTCGCCGCGCCGGGGTCCTCCCTCGCCTCGGGCGCGACGGTGCGGTCACTGCCCGCGCGCGGCCCCGGGGCGTCGCCGAGCGGCCGCTCCGCGTCGCGCGGGCGGCTCGGCGCGGGCCTGGTGACGGTGCCCGCCGTACCGCGCCCGGACCCGCGCACGGCGGTGATGGAGTGCCCCGAGGTACCGGAGCGGCGGCGGTTCTGCTCCCGCTCCGACTGCGGGGCGCCGGTCGGCCGGGCGCGCGGCGGCCGGGCGGGCCGTACGGAGGGGTTCTGCACGGCGTGCGGCCACCCGTACTCCTTCGTGCCGAAGCTGCGCGCCGGGGACGTGGTGCACGGCCAGTACGAGGTGGCGGGCTGCCTGGCGCACGGCGGCCTCGGCTGGGTGTACCTGGCGGTGGACCGGGCCGTGTCCGACCGGTGGGTGGTGCTCAAGGGGCTGCTGGACACCGGGGACGAGGACGCGATGGCGGCCGCGATATCCGAACGGCGGTTCCTCGCCGAGATCGAGCACGCCAACATCGTCCGCATCTACAACTTCGTGGAGCACCTGGACCAGCGGACGGGCTCCCTCGACGGCTACATCGTCATGGAGTACGTGGGCGGCAAGTCCCTCAAGGAGGTGGCCGACGAGCGGCGCGACCCCGACGGGCCGCGCGACCCCTCCACGGGCTCCCGGCTCCGTGCGAGCAGGGGGTACCCCATCCCGGTGGGGCAGGCGTGCGCGTACGGCATCGAGGCGCTGGAGGCGCTGGGCCACCTGCACGACCGCAACCTGCTGTACTGCGACTTCAAGGTCGACAACGCCATCCAGAGCGAGGACCAGCTCAAGCTGATCGACATGGGCGCGGTGCGGCGGATGGACGACCGCGAGTCCGCCGTCTACGGCACGGTCGGCTACCAGGCGCCGGAGGTCGCGGAGTCGGGCCCGTCGGTCGCGTCGGACCTGTACACGGTGGCGCGGACGCTGGCGGTGCTGACGTTCGACTTCCACGGGTACACCAACGTGTTCGCCGACTCGCTGCCCGATCCGCGGCACATCCCGGTCTTCCGGCGGTACGAGTCGTTCCACCGGCTGCTGGTGCGGGCCACGGACCCCGATCCGGCGGGCCGGTTCGGCTCCGCGCAGGAGATGGCGGAGCAGCTGACCGGCGTGCTGCGCGAGGTCGTGGCCCTGGAGACGGGCACGCCGAGGCCCGCCCTGTCGACGCTGTTCGGCCCGGAGCGGCGCGTCGCGGACACGGTGCTGTTCGCGGAGCCGGCGGGCGAGGTGTCGCGGCTCGGCCTGCGGCCCACGGGCCGCCGCGCGGGCCGCCCGGGCCGTGGGGGACGCCCGGTACGGGCGGGGCGCTCGGGGGGCTCCGGGCGTCCGGGCCGCCTGGGGTGGCCGGGCCGCGTGGGGTGGGCCGCCGGGGATGTGGGCGCGGGTACGGGGGCCGCCGGGCCCGGTGGGGCCAACGCGGCCGACGCCGCCACCGGTGCCACCGGGACCGGCGCGGCCATCGGGACCGGCGGGATGGCCGAGGCGGTGGAGGCCGTCGAGGCGACCGGGGCCGTCGAGGCGGCCGAGACCGCCGAGGCGGTCGGGGCACCGACGCTCGCCCCGCTGGACGCGCGGGCCGCCGCGCTCGCGCTGCCCGTACCGCTCCTCGACGCCGACGACCCGAACGCCGCCCTGCTCGCCGGTCTCGCCGCGTCCGCCCCGGCCGAACTGCTGGCCGCGCTGCGGGCGGCCCCGACCGACTCCCCCGAACTGCGGCTGCGCGAGGTGCGGGCCCTGCTGGAGCTGGGGGACGCCCCGGCGGCTGTCCGCGCGCTGGACGAGCTGGAGCGGGCCCGCCCGAACGACTGGCGCGTCGTCTGGTGTCGCGGCGTCACCGCGCTCGCCACCGGTGAACACACCGCCGCGGCCCGTGACTTCGACGCCGTGTACGCGGCGTTCCCCGGCGAGCCCGCGCCCAAGCTGGCGCTCGCCGTGTGCGCCGAGCTGCTCGGCCGGCCGGACGACGCCGCCGCCCGCCACCACCTGGTGTGGGCGACGGACCCCGGCCACGTCGGCGCCGCGTTCGGCCTGGCCCGCGTGCGGCTCGCGGCGGGCGACCGGGCGGCGGCGGTGCGGACGCTGGAGTCCGTACCGGAGTCGTCCATCCACTACACGGCCGCGCGCGTCGCCGCCGTGCGCGCCCGGCTGCGCCGGCGCGACCCGCGGGCGCCACTGCGGGACGACCTGTACGCGGCCGCGCGCCAGATCACCGCGCTCGACGCCCTCGGGCTCGACGCGGTGCGCCGTGAGCGGCTGTCGGCCGAGGTCCTGGGCCTCGCCCTGGATTGGTGGCTGTCGGGGCGGGCAGGCGGCCTGTCGCCGGACCACCCGCTGCTCGGCAGCGAACTGCACGAGCGCGGGCTGAGGTTCGGCCTGGAACGCTCGTACCGGGTGCTCGCCCGGCTCGCCCAGCGCGGCGAGGAGAGGATCGAACTGGTGGAACGGGCCAACCGCTTCCGCCCCCGGACGTGGGTGTGA
- a CDS encoding PP2C family serine/threonine-protein phosphatase, translated as MSQTHQLSACPNCSEPLEPGDRFCGACGYDLSVVPEPPQDHPAVAPGAPPAPAPASDPALGAPPAPPATPPAAAPAPAPEVAPPAAPSPPPPPPVPAPAAAPAQGREPGPPEPPQAPAPPQPTSSHTAPPAPEPAVRLDGPAGGPAGVPADTPTDAPAGPSSAASAVTPGGGPGSGGGDFELAAPDPHAAGGAPCVACRTGRVSADGYCENCGHKQPHARDHVERELGPVAAVSDRGLRHHRNEDAFAVTTAVLPDGSPAVVAIVCDGVSSASRPDDASAAAAATAEVSLRGSLARGTPPQQAMHEAIVAAAEAVEALADEPSGDGRGGREHDGHRQRNAPACTLVGAVAAGDLLVVGWVGDSRVYWVPDDRSTPAARLTEDDSWAAQMVAAGLMNEEEAYADERAHAITGWLGADAYEVEPHTAVFRPEQPGVVVVCTDGLWNYAEGAQDLARVVPGDAAGRPLHCARVLVGHALDGGGHDNVTVAVVPFAVERQGAGSA; from the coding sequence ATGTCGCAGACGCATCAACTGTCGGCCTGCCCGAACTGCTCCGAGCCGCTGGAACCGGGTGACCGGTTCTGCGGCGCGTGCGGGTACGACCTGTCGGTCGTACCGGAGCCGCCGCAGGACCATCCGGCCGTGGCCCCGGGCGCCCCACCGGCCCCGGCCCCGGCTTCGGATCCCGCCCTCGGCGCCCCACCGGCGCCACCGGCCACGCCACCGGCCGCGGCTCCGGCGCCGGCTCCCGAGGTGGCGCCGCCCGCCGCGCCGTCGCCTCCGCCACCCCCACCGGTCCCCGCCCCGGCCGCGGCGCCCGCGCAGGGGCGTGAGCCGGGGCCCCCGGAGCCGCCACAGGCCCCGGCGCCCCCGCAGCCGACGTCGTCGCACACCGCGCCGCCCGCCCCGGAGCCCGCCGTGCGGCTCGACGGGCCGGCCGGCGGACCGGCCGGCGTACCTGCCGACACGCCCACCGACGCGCCCGCCGGCCCGTCCTCCGCCGCGTCCGCCGTCACGCCGGGCGGCGGCCCCGGGTCCGGCGGTGGGGACTTCGAACTCGCCGCGCCCGACCCCCACGCCGCCGGCGGCGCCCCCTGCGTCGCCTGCCGGACGGGCCGGGTCTCCGCCGACGGGTACTGCGAGAACTGCGGCCACAAGCAGCCGCACGCGCGCGACCACGTCGAGCGGGAGCTCGGCCCCGTCGCCGCCGTCAGCGACCGGGGACTGCGCCACCACCGCAACGAGGACGCGTTCGCCGTCACCACGGCCGTGCTCCCGGACGGTTCGCCGGCCGTCGTCGCCATCGTCTGCGACGGCGTGTCCTCCGCGTCCCGCCCCGACGACGCGTCGGCGGCCGCCGCGGCCACCGCGGAGGTCTCCCTGCGCGGCTCGCTCGCGCGCGGCACGCCGCCGCAGCAGGCCATGCACGAGGCGATCGTCGCCGCGGCCGAAGCGGTCGAGGCCCTCGCCGACGAGCCGTCCGGCGACGGTCGGGGCGGCCGCGAACACGACGGGCACCGCCAGCGCAACGCCCCCGCCTGCACCCTCGTCGGTGCCGTCGCCGCGGGCGACCTGCTCGTCGTCGGCTGGGTCGGCGACAGCCGCGTCTACTGGGTGCCCGACGACCGGTCGACCCCGGCGGCCCGGCTCACCGAGGACGACTCGTGGGCCGCGCAGATGGTGGCGGCGGGCCTGATGAACGAGGAGGAGGCGTACGCCGACGAACGCGCCCACGCCATCACCGGCTGGCTCGGCGCCGACGCGTACGAAGTGGAGCCGCACACCGCCGTGTTCCGCCCGGAACAGCCGGGCGTGGTCGTGGTGTGCACGGACGGGTTGTGGAACTACGCCGAGGGCGCGCAGGACCTGGCGCGGGTCGTGCCCGGCGACGCCGCCGGCCGCCCCCTGCACTGCGCCCGCGTCCTGGTCGGCCACGCCCTCGACGGCGGGGGCCACGACAACGTAACGGTGGCGGTGGTGCCGTTCGCCGTGGAGCGGCAGGGGGCAGGATCGGCCTGA
- a CDS encoding 6-phospho-beta-glucosidase encodes MRLVVVGGGSTYTPELVDGFARLRDALPLDELVLVDPAAERLEVVGGVARRILARQGHPAKVTTTTDLDAAADGADAVLLQLRVGGQAARQQDETWPLECGCVGQETTGAGGLAKALRTVPVVLDIAERVRRAAPDAWIVDFTNPVGIVTRALLDAGHRAVGLCNVAIGLQRKFAALLGAAPAEVHLEHVGLNHLTWELGVRLGGPDGPDVLPALLAEHGEAVADDLRLPRGLLDRLGVVPSYYLRYFYAHDQVVDELRAGPSRAAAVADMERRLLRMYADPALDEKPALLAERGGAFYSEAAVDLVASLLGGRGGAVQVVNARNAGTLPFLPDDAVVEVQAAVDGTGVRPLPARPLDPLYAGLVAHVAAYEELALDAALRGGRERVFRALLAHPLVGQYGYADTLTDRLVAHNREHLAWA; translated from the coding sequence ATGAGACTCGTGGTGGTCGGGGGTGGTTCCACCTACACCCCGGAGCTGGTCGACGGCTTCGCGCGGCTGCGGGACGCGCTGCCCCTCGACGAGCTGGTCCTCGTCGACCCGGCGGCCGAGCGCCTGGAGGTGGTCGGCGGGGTGGCCCGGCGGATCCTGGCCCGGCAGGGCCATCCGGCGAAGGTCACGACCACCACCGACCTGGACGCGGCCGCCGATGGCGCGGACGCGGTCCTGCTCCAGCTGCGCGTGGGCGGGCAGGCGGCCCGGCAGCAGGACGAGACGTGGCCGCTGGAGTGCGGCTGCGTGGGGCAGGAGACGACGGGCGCGGGCGGTCTCGCCAAGGCGCTGCGGACGGTGCCGGTCGTCCTCGACATCGCCGAGCGGGTCCGGCGGGCCGCCCCGGACGCCTGGATCGTCGACTTCACCAACCCCGTCGGCATCGTCACCCGCGCGCTCCTCGACGCCGGGCACCGGGCGGTCGGGCTGTGCAACGTCGCCATCGGCCTCCAGCGGAAGTTCGCGGCGCTGCTGGGCGCGGCCCCCGCGGAGGTGCACCTGGAGCACGTCGGGCTCAACCACCTCACGTGGGAGCTGGGCGTACGGCTCGGCGGGCCGGACGGGCCGGACGTGCTGCCGGCACTGCTCGCGGAGCACGGCGAAGCGGTCGCGGACGACCTGCGGCTGCCGCGCGGCCTGCTGGACCGGCTCGGCGTCGTCCCCTCGTACTACCTGCGCTATTTCTACGCCCACGACCAGGTCGTGGACGAGCTGCGGGCCGGGCCGTCGCGGGCCGCCGCGGTCGCCGACATGGAGCGCCGGCTGCTGCGGATGTACGCCGATCCCGCGCTGGACGAGAAGCCGGCGCTGCTGGCGGAGCGGGGCGGCGCCTTCTACTCGGAGGCCGCCGTCGACCTGGTGGCGTCGCTGCTCGGCGGCCGGGGCGGCGCGGTGCAGGTGGTGAACGCCCGCAACGCCGGCACGCTGCCGTTCCTGCCGGACGACGCGGTGGTGGAGGTGCAGGCCGCCGTGGACGGCACGGGCGTGCGGCCGCTGCCGGCGCGCCCGCTGGACCCGCTGTACGCGGGGCTCGTCGCGCACGTCGCCGCGTACGAGGAGCTGGCGCTGGACGCGGCGCTGCGCGGCGGCCGGGAGCGGGTGTTCCGGGCGCTGCTCGCACACCCGCTGGTCGGCCAGTACGGGTACGCCGACACGCTCACGGACCGGCTGGTCGCGCACAACCGGGAGCACCTGGCGTGGGCGTGA